TGGGAGCAGGGCACCAGGAAGTGGTTCAGGCTTTGGGGGGAGCGCTGGCACCACGTTCCGGGAAGATCATTCTTGGGGGGCGAACGATTCCCCTCGGCAGACCTCAGAAAGCGGTTCGTGCGGGGATGGTTCTCGTAACGGCGGATCGAGCTGCGGGACTATTTCTGCGGGGCGAGGTGTACAAAAACGTCACCATCGCCCATCTACGCCACGCCGTGGGAAATTGGGTCACTCTCGCGAAAGAACTTCGCGCGGTGCAACCGGTCCTGCAACAGGTAGGATGTCGGCCGGCGAATCCGCTGCTCAGAGTCGAGCATCTGTCCGGAGGCAACCAGCAGAAGGTGGTGTTTGCCAAATGGTTGCTGGGACCGGTTCGCGTGCTGCTTCTGGAAGAACCCACGCGGGGCATGGATATTGCGGCAAAGGCGGAGGTGATGCAATTGGTAGAGCGGCTTGCCAGGCAGGGGACGGCCGTGATCCTGGCGTCCACGGAGCCGGAACTCATTCTCGCGCATTCCCATCGCGTGATGGTCATGAGTCGAGGAAAAGTGACTGCGGAATGGGCGGGATGCCGGTTAGAAAAGGCCGAACTGCTCAGGGCGGCTTGACCCCGAGAGCGACCCCGAGGTAACTGCCCCCTCCACGCGTTGCACCAAAAGTAAGGAATTGGCTCGCCCAAGGCATCCGTAGGACTTTAGCAATGGCAGCATTGGCAAAGGGATTCAAATTCCGCTGGGAACCGCAGGATATCGCACCGGTGGCGTCGCTTCTTGCGCTGATCGTCTTTTTTGGGATTGCCGCCCCTGGCTTCCTTCGGCTCTCTACCTTGGTGACCGCCTTGCAGCAAGGGGCGGTCCTCGCGATTGTCAGCACGGGATTAACGTTTGTCCTTTTGGCTGCGGAAATCGATCTGGCTGTCGGAACCGTGGCCCTGTGGACGGCCTGTTTTTGTGGGTGGCTTTACCAATCGTGGGCAATGCAAACCGCGGAAGGGCGTTTCGTAGCGTCGGCCGAAATCGTCGCAGCCGTCCTCATCCTGCCATTGTGCACAAGCCTCTTGCTGGGAATTCTTTCCGGTATCTTAACGGTGAAGTCGCGACTGCCGAGCTTTATCATCACGCTGGCCATGATGTTCATCTCTCAGGGGGCTGCCCGATACATCACCCGCGGTCAAGCCTTTCGGGTCCCGGCCCTGTTGGGAGACATTGGAAATCGGGGCATCGAGCACGAGGGATTAACCGTCATCCCTTACAGTGCCCTTTTGGCGGGTGCCATCATGATCGTGGGACATGTGGTGCTCCAGTACACGCGATTTGGTCGATACGTGTACATGACTGGGGGAAACCGCCAGGCGGCCCGGCTGGCTGGGGTACCAACAGGGCTGGTCGTCACGGCGTGCTTGGCGATTTCGGCGGTCACCGCGGGTGTCGGCGGTCTGGTCAATGCAGGACGCATGACGAGTGTGACTCTCGATCAGAACCAGGATCTTTTGCTCAGCGCTCTGGCGTGTATTGTGCTTGGGGGAACAAGTCTTTTTGGCGGTGAAGGAGGGATTGGCAAGACGCTCGTCGGCGTCGCCACGTTCACGGTCCTCAACATCGGGCTCAACTCGATTCGGCTGGACGATTTCGCGCGGCCTTTTGTGATGGGTGTGATATTGATGGCGGCGCTGCTTCTCAATGCGGCACTCGCTCGGCGGCGGCCGTGATTCTCACGGAACGCACACCGACGGTGAGGGCTTGGCCAAAGATTGGGTCGCGGATCGCCTGATCAATTCCATGGACAGAATAAGGAGAAGCACTGCCAGAATAAAGGGACCAGCGGACAGGAAGGCCCTCACCTGAAATGCGAGGAGAACCCCCACAATTCGCGCAACGGCACTCAAACTGTTGGCGATCCCAAAAATCCGCCCCTGGTGATCCGCATCCACCCGTCGCGAGATGAGGGATTGTACGGCGGGCATGACGAAAGCCATTCCCGCTGCCACGATGCCACTGCCGATGATCACAATTGTTGCAGCCAGTTCAGCGCTCAATCGAATTGGCGGCAAAAAACGAGCTATCTGCGGATGTTGTACAGCCAAGCTGATTCCCAAAAAACCGGCTACCGCTGCCGTCAATCCAATATTGGAAAGTGTTTTTTCCGACAATCGAAGACTGAGCCGACGCACAAGGAAACCCTGAGTCAAAGCTTGCGTCAACCCGATCAGAACAAAGACCCACAAGATGTCTCGGCTCAGATGCAGCATGTGCAGATCTCCCTTGAGTTGCCGAAGATCGGCCAGGGTGACGGAGAGCGTGGCTTCAAACCCCGAAAGTGCGAAAACGATCAGAAACCCCGTCCAGAGCAGCGCCGCAAGTCCCGGATCCGCAAGGACTTCCTTCCACACTTTGGGGTTGAAAAGCAGGTGCCAATTAGCGTGTGATCGGGGTACATGTCGATGGGCGCCTTCAGCGGTTCTGCGGCGAAGTTGAGGGAGCGATTCTGGCAAAAACAACAATGCGGTGAGGAGAGCCATGGCTGAGAAGCCCGCTCCCATGAACCCCGGCAGGGTACTTAACGCCGCCTGCTTTCCAGGAGCCACCGACATGGCGAGGGCGCCGAGAAGTGGTCCGAACGTGAGCCCCACTCCAAACGCAGTACCGATGACAGCCATGCCACTTGCCCGATGTTCGGCTTTCGTCACGTCTGCAACGAAAGCCTGAGCGGTGGAAATCGTTGCGCCCATGATTCCTCCTCCGATGCGTGCGAGGAACATCAGCCAAAGGGAGCTCCAGGCGCAGGCAAGAGCGAAAAGGGTGTAGCAAAAGGTTGAACCGGCCAGTCCGACCAGCAGAATCGGGCGTCTGCCGACCCGATCGGAAAGACTGCCCCAAAGCGGACTGAATAAAAACTGCATGAAAGAAAAACTGGTCATCAGAAAACCAAGAAGCATTCCCTGAATCGTCGGGCTGTAGCCCGCCATGAGATGCTCGGCATAAACCGGCAGAAGGGGCAAAACAAGTCCAAACCCCAGCAAATCCACAGAGACGACAAGAAAGACAATGCCTACACCGACGCGTCTGGGAGGCTGCAAACGTGGGGACAATCCATTCAGTGCGAAATCTTTTTTTTGCACAGTCGCTGTAAGCTTCACAATTGACCTCACCAATTTTCCCAAAACGACGATTTCTTTACCAAAACGTGTAACAGTGTGCCAAGCTGCCTGCAGTTTGTGGTTTGGAAACCCGTCCAGCGCGTCACACCATTGCCTATACTAAGTGGTGTGGCCGACCAACCCTATAGCTGGAGTGAGACGGCATCGGACGGCGTAAACGCTGGGGCCGTTCAAGTCTGCCCTGCGAGAGGGCCAGCCTTGCGACCGATGTTAAGGCGTGACAATTTAGCGGCCCCACTTGGCTCAACGCGGTCGGAAACCCGTATGGTGAATTGTTCGCGGCTTGCCGACGGGAGACAATTGCCGAATACGGTTGAGCTTCGCAGGAAAAGGAGGTTTTACAGCTATGAGTCAAACGTCGGTTCGCCATCTGGATGTTCTGGAATGTCGTCGACAGTTTCCGGCCCTCTTCCGCAAGCATGGCGGGCTCCCGGTCGTGTATTTCGACGGGGCTGCCGGCACCCAGGTGCCACACCGAGTCCTCGACGCTGTCTGCCGGTATCTCGTGGAGACGAATGCCAACCGGCACGGTGTGTTTTCTACCAGTCAGGACACTGATCGGATGATTGAAGAGGCGCAGCAGGCCGTGGCCGATTTCCTTGGCACGGATGATCCGCAAACCGTCATTTTCGGTCCCA
This is a stretch of genomic DNA from Thermogutta terrifontis. It encodes these proteins:
- a CDS encoding MFS transporter, producing MKLTATVQKKDFALNGLSPRLQPPRRVGVGIVFLVVSVDLLGFGLVLPLLPVYAEHLMAGYSPTIQGMLLGFLMTSFSFMQFLFSPLWGSLSDRVGRRPILLVGLAGSTFCYTLFALACAWSSLWLMFLARIGGGIMGATISTAQAFVADVTKAEHRASGMAVIGTAFGVGLTFGPLLGALAMSVAPGKQAALSTLPGFMGAGFSAMALLTALLFLPESLPQLRRRTAEGAHRHVPRSHANWHLLFNPKVWKEVLADPGLAALLWTGFLIVFALSGFEATLSVTLADLRQLKGDLHMLHLSRDILWVFVLIGLTQALTQGFLVRRLSLRLSEKTLSNIGLTAAVAGFLGISLAVQHPQIARFLPPIRLSAELAATIVIIGSGIVAAGMAFVMPAVQSLISRRVDADHQGRIFGIANSLSAVARIVGVLLAFQVRAFLSAGPFILAVLLLILSMELIRRSATQSLAKPSPSVCVP
- a CDS encoding ABC transporter permease, translating into MAALAKGFKFRWEPQDIAPVASLLALIVFFGIAAPGFLRLSTLVTALQQGAVLAIVSTGLTFVLLAAEIDLAVGTVALWTACFCGWLYQSWAMQTAEGRFVASAEIVAAVLILPLCTSLLLGILSGILTVKSRLPSFIITLAMMFISQGAARYITRGQAFRVPALLGDIGNRGIEHEGLTVIPYSALLAGAIMIVGHVVLQYTRFGRYVYMTGGNRQAARLAGVPTGLVVTACLAISAVTAGVGGLVNAGRMTSVTLDQNQDLLLSALACIVLGGTSLFGGEGGIGKTLVGVATFTVLNIGLNSIRLDDFARPFVMGVILMAALLLNAALARRRP